The Sesamum indicum cultivar Zhongzhi No. 13 linkage group LG6, S_indicum_v1.0, whole genome shotgun sequence genome has a segment encoding these proteins:
- the LOC105163296 gene encoding methylcrotonoyl-CoA carboxylase subunit alpha, mitochondrial isoform X3 gives MGDKSASKRIMGAAGVPLVPGYHGDEQDIDLMKLEADRIGYPVLIKPTHGGGGKGMRIVQSPNDFADAFVGAQREAAASFGINTILLEKYITKPRHIEVQIFGDKHGSVIHLNERDCSVQRRHQKIIEEAPAPNISNDFRSHLGKAAVSAAKAVGYHNAGTVEFIVDTLTGEFYFMEMNTRLQVEHPVTEMIVGQDLVEWQIRVANGEPLPVSQSDVPLSGHAFEARIYAENVPKGFLPATGILHHYRPVQVSSEVRVETGVEQGDTVSMHYDPMIAKLVVWGEDRTGALIKMKDCLSTFQVAGLPTNIDFLLKLANHGAFENGEVETNFIDLHKDDLFIDPTDQLSKQQVYNAAIHGAAIAAACVCEKEHAVTKEGRPGNLSLWYANPPFRVNYSAKRTMELEWEDESSNGSSKFVPVHITYLGEGKYLIEVGGSSFPGLKLNVAHLRDHDFRVEHGGVSVNVSIAVYQKDQMEHIHIWHGSSHYHFKQRKGLDLADIDESYQKPAPEASSHPPGTVVAPMAGLVVKVLVQDGAKVVEGQPILVLEAMKMEHVVKAPSAGCISRLRVSAGQQVSDGTVLFAVKEWPSHGI, from the exons ATGGGTGATAAAAG TGCTTCAAAGAGAATAATGGGTGCGGCTGGAGTACCCCTAGTGCCTGGATATCATGGTGACGAACAAGATATCGATTTAATGAAGTTAGAAGCAGATAGAATCGGATATCCTGTATTGATCAAGCCAACTCATGGAGGTGGAGGGAAG GGTATGAGAATTGTGCAAAGTCCTAACGATTTTGCTGATGCATTTGTTGGAGCACAACGAGAAGCTGCTGCGTCTTTTGGAATCAACACAATCCTGCTGGAGAAATATATCACAAAACCGAGGCACATAGAAGTCCAG ATCTTTGGGGACAAACACGGCAGTGTTATACATCTAAATGAGAGAGATTGCAGTGTGCAGAGGAGACACCAGAAGATTATTGAAGAAGCCCCTGCT CCAAACATCAGCAATGATTTTCGGTCACACTTGGGTAAAGCGGCTGTATCTGCAGCCAAG GCAGTCGGTTATCACAATGCTGGCACTGTTGAGTTTATAGTTGATACTCTTACCggagaattttattttatggagaTGAACACCCGTCTTCAG GTTGAACATCCTGTTACTGAGATGATTGTTGGTCAAGATCTTGTGGAGTGGCAAATACGTGTTGCTAATGGAGAACCTCTTCCAGTTAGTCAATCAGATGTGCCCTTGTCAG GTCATGCTTTTGAAGCCCGCATATATGCTGAGAATGTTCCAAAAGGATTTCTCCCAGCAACTGGAATTCTTCATCACTATCGTCCTGTTCAAGTTTCATCCGAAG TTAGGGTTGAGACTGGAGTTGAGCAGGGAGACACAGTTAGCATGCATTATGATCCCATGATAGCTAAACTTGTAGTGTGGGGAGAAGATCGAACAGGTGCATTAATCAAAATGAAGGATTGCCTGTCAACGTTTCAG GTTGCAGGTTTGCCAACCAATATAGATTTTCTCTTAAAACTTGCAAACCATGGAGCTTTTGAAAATGGAGAAGTGGAAACCAATTTCATTGATTTGCATAAAGATGATCTGTTCATTGATCCAACTGATCAGTTATCAAAACAGCAAGTTTATAATGCTGCTATACATGGGGCTGCCATTGCAGCTGCTTGTGTTTGTGAGAAGGAACATGCAGTAACAAAAGAAGGCAGGCCTG GTAACCTTTCCTTGTGGTATGCTAATCCTCCTTTCCGAGTCAATTATTCTGCAAAACGTACAATGGAGCTTGAGTGGGAAGATGAATCTAGCAACGGTAGCTCGAAATTTGTACCAGTACATATCACTTATCTGGGTGAAGGGAAATATCTAATTGAG GTTGGAGGAAGTAGTTTTCCTGGTCTCAAGTTGAATGTGGCGCACTTAAGAGACCATGATTTTAGAGTTGAACATGGTGGTGTAAGCGTGAATGTCAGCATAGCTGTTTATCAGAAG GATCAGATGGAGCATATTCACATCTGGCATGGATCATCCCATTACCATTTTAAACAGAGAAAAGGCCTTGACCTTGCTGATATCGATGAATCCTATCAGAAGCCTGCTCCTGAGGCATCCTCACATCCACCTGGGACTGTTGTGGCTCCTATGGCTGGTTTAGTAGTTAAAGTTTTGGTACAGGACGGTGCAAAAGTTGTAGAAGGGCAACCTATATTAGTCTTAGAAGCTATGAAAATGGAG CATGTTGTGAAGGCACCAAGTGCTGGTTGCATCAGCAGGCTTCGAGTCAGTGCCGGTCAACAGGTTTCGGATGGTACAGTTCTATTTGCTGTAAAG GAATGGCCATCACATGGCATCTAA
- the LOC105163296 gene encoding methylcrotonoyl-CoA carboxylase subunit alpha, mitochondrial isoform X1, whose protein sequence is MSFLGLLIRRRARALPVGRREFSSSVRDSVSRASGRIEKILIANRGEIACRIIRTAKRLGIRTVAVYSDADESSLHVKSADEAVRIGPPPARLSYLSATTIIEAASRTGAQAIHPGYGFLSESSEFAQLCEDEGFIFIGPPASAIRDMGDKSASKRIMGAAGVPLVPGYHGDEQDIDLMKLEADRIGYPVLIKPTHGGGGKGMRIVQSPNDFADAFVGAQREAAASFGINTILLEKYITKPRHIEVQIFGDKHGSVIHLNERDCSVQRRHQKIIEEAPAPNISNDFRSHLGKAAVSAAKAVGYHNAGTVEFIVDTLTGEFYFMEMNTRLQVEHPVTEMIVGQDLVEWQIRVANGEPLPVSQSDVPLSGHAFEARIYAENVPKGFLPATGILHHYRPVQVSSEVRVETGVEQGDTVSMHYDPMIAKLVVWGEDRTGALIKMKDCLSTFQVAGLPTNIDFLLKLANHGAFENGEVETNFIDLHKDDLFIDPTDQLSKQQVYNAAIHGAAIAAACVCEKEHAVTKEGRPGNLSLWYANPPFRVNYSAKRTMELEWEDESSNGSSKFVPVHITYLGEGKYLIEVGGSSFPGLKLNVAHLRDHDFRVEHGGVSVNVSIAVYQKDQMEHIHIWHGSSHYHFKQRKGLDLADIDESYQKPAPEASSHPPGTVVAPMAGLVVKVLVQDGAKVVEGQPILVLEAMKMEHVVKAPSAGCISRLRVSAGQQVSDGTVLFAVKEWPSHGI, encoded by the exons ATGTCGTTCCTAGGTCTACTAATCCGTCGAAGAGCCAGAGCTCTGCCGGTTGGGCGCAGAGAGTTCTCTTCCAGTGTGAGGGATTCAGTCAGCCGAGCGAGTGGACGAATAGAGAAGATATTGATCGCCAATAGAGGTGAAATAGCGTGCAGGATTATTCGTACGGCCAAGCGCTTGGGGATTCGGACTGTCGCGGTTTACAGCGACGCCGATGAGAGCAGCTTGCATGTTAAGTCTGCTGATGAGGCCGTTAGGATTGGACCCCCGCCTGCTCGGCTTAGCTACTTGAGCGCTACCACTATTATTGAGGCCGCTTCCAGAACCGGAGCTCAG GCTATCCACCCAGGTTATGGTTTCTTATCAGAAAGCTCTGAGTTTGCCCAACTTTGTGAAGATGAgggttttatatttattggaCCTCCTGCATCGGCAATTCGTGACATGGGTGATAAAAG TGCTTCAAAGAGAATAATGGGTGCGGCTGGAGTACCCCTAGTGCCTGGATATCATGGTGACGAACAAGATATCGATTTAATGAAGTTAGAAGCAGATAGAATCGGATATCCTGTATTGATCAAGCCAACTCATGGAGGTGGAGGGAAG GGTATGAGAATTGTGCAAAGTCCTAACGATTTTGCTGATGCATTTGTTGGAGCACAACGAGAAGCTGCTGCGTCTTTTGGAATCAACACAATCCTGCTGGAGAAATATATCACAAAACCGAGGCACATAGAAGTCCAG ATCTTTGGGGACAAACACGGCAGTGTTATACATCTAAATGAGAGAGATTGCAGTGTGCAGAGGAGACACCAGAAGATTATTGAAGAAGCCCCTGCT CCAAACATCAGCAATGATTTTCGGTCACACTTGGGTAAAGCGGCTGTATCTGCAGCCAAG GCAGTCGGTTATCACAATGCTGGCACTGTTGAGTTTATAGTTGATACTCTTACCggagaattttattttatggagaTGAACACCCGTCTTCAG GTTGAACATCCTGTTACTGAGATGATTGTTGGTCAAGATCTTGTGGAGTGGCAAATACGTGTTGCTAATGGAGAACCTCTTCCAGTTAGTCAATCAGATGTGCCCTTGTCAG GTCATGCTTTTGAAGCCCGCATATATGCTGAGAATGTTCCAAAAGGATTTCTCCCAGCAACTGGAATTCTTCATCACTATCGTCCTGTTCAAGTTTCATCCGAAG TTAGGGTTGAGACTGGAGTTGAGCAGGGAGACACAGTTAGCATGCATTATGATCCCATGATAGCTAAACTTGTAGTGTGGGGAGAAGATCGAACAGGTGCATTAATCAAAATGAAGGATTGCCTGTCAACGTTTCAG GTTGCAGGTTTGCCAACCAATATAGATTTTCTCTTAAAACTTGCAAACCATGGAGCTTTTGAAAATGGAGAAGTGGAAACCAATTTCATTGATTTGCATAAAGATGATCTGTTCATTGATCCAACTGATCAGTTATCAAAACAGCAAGTTTATAATGCTGCTATACATGGGGCTGCCATTGCAGCTGCTTGTGTTTGTGAGAAGGAACATGCAGTAACAAAAGAAGGCAGGCCTG GTAACCTTTCCTTGTGGTATGCTAATCCTCCTTTCCGAGTCAATTATTCTGCAAAACGTACAATGGAGCTTGAGTGGGAAGATGAATCTAGCAACGGTAGCTCGAAATTTGTACCAGTACATATCACTTATCTGGGTGAAGGGAAATATCTAATTGAG GTTGGAGGAAGTAGTTTTCCTGGTCTCAAGTTGAATGTGGCGCACTTAAGAGACCATGATTTTAGAGTTGAACATGGTGGTGTAAGCGTGAATGTCAGCATAGCTGTTTATCAGAAG GATCAGATGGAGCATATTCACATCTGGCATGGATCATCCCATTACCATTTTAAACAGAGAAAAGGCCTTGACCTTGCTGATATCGATGAATCCTATCAGAAGCCTGCTCCTGAGGCATCCTCACATCCACCTGGGACTGTTGTGGCTCCTATGGCTGGTTTAGTAGTTAAAGTTTTGGTACAGGACGGTGCAAAAGTTGTAGAAGGGCAACCTATATTAGTCTTAGAAGCTATGAAAATGGAG CATGTTGTGAAGGCACCAAGTGCTGGTTGCATCAGCAGGCTTCGAGTCAGTGCCGGTCAACAGGTTTCGGATGGTACAGTTCTATTTGCTGTAAAG GAATGGCCATCACATGGCATCTAA
- the LOC105163296 gene encoding methylcrotonoyl-CoA carboxylase subunit alpha, mitochondrial isoform X2 produces the protein MSFLGLLIRRRARALPVGRREFSSSVRDSVSRASGRIEKILIANRGEIACRIIRTAKRLGIRTVAVYSDADESSLHVKSADEAVRIGPPPARLSYLSATTIIEAASRTGAQAIHPGYGFLSESSEFAQLCEDEGFIFIGPPASAIRDMGDKSASKRIMGAAGVPLVPGYHGDEQDIDLMKLEADRIGYPVLIKPTHGGGGKGMRIVQSPNDFADAFVGAQREAAASFGINTILLEKYITKPRHIEVQIFGDKHGSVIHLNERDCSVQRRHQKIIEEAPAPNISNDFRSHLGKAAVSAAKAVGYHNAGTVEFIVDTLTGEFYFMEMNTRLQVEHPVTEMIVGQDLVEWQIRVANGEPLPVSQSDVPLSGHAFEARIYAENVPKGFLPATGILHHYRPVQVSSEVRVETGVEQGDTVSMHYDPMIAKLVVWGEDRTGALIKMKDCLSTFQVAGLPTNIDFLLKLANHGAFENGEVETNFIDLHKDDLFIDPTDQLSKQQVYNAAIHGAAIAAACVCEKEHAVTKEGRPGNLSLWYANPPFRVNYSAKRTMELEWEDESSNGSSKFVPVHITYLGEGKYLIEVGGSSFPGLKLNVAHLRDHDFRVEHGGVSVNVSIAVYQKDQMEHIHIWHGSSHYHFKQRKGLDLADIDESYQKPAPEASSHPPGTVVAPMAGLVVKVLVQDGAKVVEGQPILVLEAMKMEHVVKAPSAGCISRLRVSAGQQVSDGTVLFAVKDG, from the exons ATGTCGTTCCTAGGTCTACTAATCCGTCGAAGAGCCAGAGCTCTGCCGGTTGGGCGCAGAGAGTTCTCTTCCAGTGTGAGGGATTCAGTCAGCCGAGCGAGTGGACGAATAGAGAAGATATTGATCGCCAATAGAGGTGAAATAGCGTGCAGGATTATTCGTACGGCCAAGCGCTTGGGGATTCGGACTGTCGCGGTTTACAGCGACGCCGATGAGAGCAGCTTGCATGTTAAGTCTGCTGATGAGGCCGTTAGGATTGGACCCCCGCCTGCTCGGCTTAGCTACTTGAGCGCTACCACTATTATTGAGGCCGCTTCCAGAACCGGAGCTCAG GCTATCCACCCAGGTTATGGTTTCTTATCAGAAAGCTCTGAGTTTGCCCAACTTTGTGAAGATGAgggttttatatttattggaCCTCCTGCATCGGCAATTCGTGACATGGGTGATAAAAG TGCTTCAAAGAGAATAATGGGTGCGGCTGGAGTACCCCTAGTGCCTGGATATCATGGTGACGAACAAGATATCGATTTAATGAAGTTAGAAGCAGATAGAATCGGATATCCTGTATTGATCAAGCCAACTCATGGAGGTGGAGGGAAG GGTATGAGAATTGTGCAAAGTCCTAACGATTTTGCTGATGCATTTGTTGGAGCACAACGAGAAGCTGCTGCGTCTTTTGGAATCAACACAATCCTGCTGGAGAAATATATCACAAAACCGAGGCACATAGAAGTCCAG ATCTTTGGGGACAAACACGGCAGTGTTATACATCTAAATGAGAGAGATTGCAGTGTGCAGAGGAGACACCAGAAGATTATTGAAGAAGCCCCTGCT CCAAACATCAGCAATGATTTTCGGTCACACTTGGGTAAAGCGGCTGTATCTGCAGCCAAG GCAGTCGGTTATCACAATGCTGGCACTGTTGAGTTTATAGTTGATACTCTTACCggagaattttattttatggagaTGAACACCCGTCTTCAG GTTGAACATCCTGTTACTGAGATGATTGTTGGTCAAGATCTTGTGGAGTGGCAAATACGTGTTGCTAATGGAGAACCTCTTCCAGTTAGTCAATCAGATGTGCCCTTGTCAG GTCATGCTTTTGAAGCCCGCATATATGCTGAGAATGTTCCAAAAGGATTTCTCCCAGCAACTGGAATTCTTCATCACTATCGTCCTGTTCAAGTTTCATCCGAAG TTAGGGTTGAGACTGGAGTTGAGCAGGGAGACACAGTTAGCATGCATTATGATCCCATGATAGCTAAACTTGTAGTGTGGGGAGAAGATCGAACAGGTGCATTAATCAAAATGAAGGATTGCCTGTCAACGTTTCAG GTTGCAGGTTTGCCAACCAATATAGATTTTCTCTTAAAACTTGCAAACCATGGAGCTTTTGAAAATGGAGAAGTGGAAACCAATTTCATTGATTTGCATAAAGATGATCTGTTCATTGATCCAACTGATCAGTTATCAAAACAGCAAGTTTATAATGCTGCTATACATGGGGCTGCCATTGCAGCTGCTTGTGTTTGTGAGAAGGAACATGCAGTAACAAAAGAAGGCAGGCCTG GTAACCTTTCCTTGTGGTATGCTAATCCTCCTTTCCGAGTCAATTATTCTGCAAAACGTACAATGGAGCTTGAGTGGGAAGATGAATCTAGCAACGGTAGCTCGAAATTTGTACCAGTACATATCACTTATCTGGGTGAAGGGAAATATCTAATTGAG GTTGGAGGAAGTAGTTTTCCTGGTCTCAAGTTGAATGTGGCGCACTTAAGAGACCATGATTTTAGAGTTGAACATGGTGGTGTAAGCGTGAATGTCAGCATAGCTGTTTATCAGAAG GATCAGATGGAGCATATTCACATCTGGCATGGATCATCCCATTACCATTTTAAACAGAGAAAAGGCCTTGACCTTGCTGATATCGATGAATCCTATCAGAAGCCTGCTCCTGAGGCATCCTCACATCCACCTGGGACTGTTGTGGCTCCTATGGCTGGTTTAGTAGTTAAAGTTTTGGTACAGGACGGTGCAAAAGTTGTAGAAGGGCAACCTATATTAGTCTTAGAAGCTATGAAAATGGAG CATGTTGTGAAGGCACCAAGTGCTGGTTGCATCAGCAGGCTTCGAGTCAGTGCCGGTCAACAGGTTTCGGATGGTACAGTTCTATTTGCTGTAAAG GACGGGTAA
- the LOC105163297 gene encoding protein NETWORKED 1D isoform X1 has protein sequence MAKRSYASWWDTRISPKNSKWLQENLTDMDVKVKSMLQIIEGDVDSFARRADMYYQKQPELITLLEEIYRGYRALAERYDHANSMIRFAHRTIEEAFPNQVLLMFADDSPASDVSGTDPGTRDMPIPEGNSEEILWLKEALAKLETEKEAGLVQYRQSLDKVSLLEAEISKTREDFSVLSDRANKAENEVVVLKEMLTRLEAEKESKLQDYQQFVDRISNPQAVISSAQEDAQKLNKRANSAGTEAQSLKSELDKLAVEKDAALDQYMQSLEIISDLEHKLQLTEEDARGFKERAEKAESEVEILRQTFAKVS, from the exons ATGGCGAAACGGTCGTATGCCTCGTGGTGGGATACCCGTATAAGTCCCAAGAACTCAAAATGGCTCCAAGAAAATCTCACAG ATATGGATGTCAAAGTTAAATCAATGCTACAGATCATTGAGGGAGATGTGGATTCCTTTGCCAGGAGGGCAGATATGTATTACCAGAAACAACCAGAGCTTATTACATTGCTTGAGGAAATTTATAGAGGATATCGTGCATTGGCAGAAAGATATGACCATGCAAACTCTATGATTCGTTTTGCCCACCGTACTATAGAAGAAGCTTTTCCAAATCAAGTCCTGTTGATGTTTGCTGATGATTCACCGGCGAGTGATGTTTCTGGGACTGATCCAGGAACTCGTGATATGCCGATACCG GAAGGTAATTCTGAGGAGATTCTATGGTTGAAGGAGGCCCTTGCGAAACTGGAAACTGAGAAAGAAGCTGGCCTTGTTCAGTACCGACAAAGTTTGGATAAAGTGTCCCTGCTTGAAGCTGAGATCTCCAAGACCAGGGAGGATTTCAGCGTGCTCAGTGATCGGGCAAACAAAGCTGAAAATGAAGTTGTTGTCCTGAAGGAAATGCTGACCAGATTAGAAGCTGAAAAGGAGTCTAAGCTTCAAGACTACCAACAATTCGTTGACAGGATATCTAATCCGCAGGCTGTCATATCTTCTGCCCAGGAGGATGCACAGAAACTTAACAAAAGAGCGAATAGTGCTGGAACTGAAGCGCAATCCTTAAAATCTGAACTCGATAAGTTGGCTGTTGAAAAGGATGCAGCTCTCGATCAGTACATGCAATCACTGGAGATCATATCAGACCTGGAGCACAAATTACAACTTACTGAGGAAGATGCCAGAGGGTTCAAAGAGAGAGCTGAAAAAGCGGAGAGTGAAGTTGAAATTCTGAGACAAACCTTTGCCAAGGTGAGTTAA
- the LOC105163297 gene encoding protein NETWORKED 1D isoform X2 yields the protein MAKRSYASWWDTRISPKNSKWLQENLTDMDVKVKSMLQIIEGDVDSFARRADMYYQKQPELITLLEEIYRGYRALAERYDHANSMIRFAHRTIEEAFPNQVLLMFADDSPASDVSGTDPGTRDMPIPEGNSEEILWLKEALAKLETEKEAGLVQYRQSLDKVSLLEAEISKTREDFSVLSDRANKAENEVVVLKEMLTRLEAEKESKLQDYQQFVDRISNPQAVISSAQEDAQKLNKRANSAGTEAQSLKSELDKLAVEKDAALDQYMQSLEIISDLEHKLQLTEEDARGFKERAEKAESEVEILRQTFAKE from the exons ATGGCGAAACGGTCGTATGCCTCGTGGTGGGATACCCGTATAAGTCCCAAGAACTCAAAATGGCTCCAAGAAAATCTCACAG ATATGGATGTCAAAGTTAAATCAATGCTACAGATCATTGAGGGAGATGTGGATTCCTTTGCCAGGAGGGCAGATATGTATTACCAGAAACAACCAGAGCTTATTACATTGCTTGAGGAAATTTATAGAGGATATCGTGCATTGGCAGAAAGATATGACCATGCAAACTCTATGATTCGTTTTGCCCACCGTACTATAGAAGAAGCTTTTCCAAATCAAGTCCTGTTGATGTTTGCTGATGATTCACCGGCGAGTGATGTTTCTGGGACTGATCCAGGAACTCGTGATATGCCGATACCG GAAGGTAATTCTGAGGAGATTCTATGGTTGAAGGAGGCCCTTGCGAAACTGGAAACTGAGAAAGAAGCTGGCCTTGTTCAGTACCGACAAAGTTTGGATAAAGTGTCCCTGCTTGAAGCTGAGATCTCCAAGACCAGGGAGGATTTCAGCGTGCTCAGTGATCGGGCAAACAAAGCTGAAAATGAAGTTGTTGTCCTGAAGGAAATGCTGACCAGATTAGAAGCTGAAAAGGAGTCTAAGCTTCAAGACTACCAACAATTCGTTGACAGGATATCTAATCCGCAGGCTGTCATATCTTCTGCCCAGGAGGATGCACAGAAACTTAACAAAAGAGCGAATAGTGCTGGAACTGAAGCGCAATCCTTAAAATCTGAACTCGATAAGTTGGCTGTTGAAAAGGATGCAGCTCTCGATCAGTACATGCAATCACTGGAGATCATATCAGACCTGGAGCACAAATTACAACTTACTGAGGAAGATGCCAGAGGGTTCAAAGAGAGAGCTGAAAAAGCGGAGAGTGAAGTTGAAATTCTGAGACAAACCTTTGCCAAG GAGTAG